One stretch of Anguilla anguilla isolate fAngAng1 chromosome 5, fAngAng1.pri, whole genome shotgun sequence DNA includes these proteins:
- the hp gene encoding haptoglobin: MQSPVVVLLLAFCVGLSYASGPQIRSRRLVGGSLTRNVPWQVLLQYSDSVLDGGIGGGALISERWILTSGRNLFLNKTGQPTKREPTDLPLVYVGTTNRRTLDPAQAVEVEKVFLHPDFQNASTWDNNLALIKLKKQVVVSEKVQPIPLPGAGQDLEDKEGTRGVVSGWGWGNTFTFSELLKYLVVPVVNRGLCRAEYKQGGRVLRDTPQVDDRTFCTGATELKENVCFGDEGGALAVLDPTDDRVYAAGILSFDKNCQVEKYAVYTKVSAYLPWIISVMRGDSDDSDALRASAMRQMLGGV, from the exons ATGCA GTCTCCTGTGGTTGTATTGCTCCTTGCCTTTTGTGTGGGCCTCTCGTATGCATCAG GGCCTCAGATCAGATCCCGGCGCTTGGTGGGGGGGTCCCTCACCCGGAACGTCCCCTggcaggtgctgctgcagtaTTCGGACAGCGTTCTGGACGGCGGGATTGGGGGCGGAGCTCTGATTTCCGAGCGCTGGATCCTGACGAGCGGCCGGAATCTGTTCCTCAACAAGACCGGCCAGCCGACCAAGAGGGAGCCCACAGACCTTCCCCTGGTGTACGTGGGAACCACCAACCGCAGGACGTTGGATCCGGCCCAGGCGGTGGAAGTGGAGAAG GTGTTCTTGCACCCAGACTTCCAGAATGCCTCCACCTGGGACAACAACCTGGCCTTGATCAAGCTGAAGAAGCAGGTGGTCGTCAGCGAGAAGGTTCAGCCAATCCCGCTGCCCGGGGCCGGCCAGGACCTGGAGGATAAGGAAGGAACGCGGGGCGTGGTGtcgggctgggggtggggcaaCACCTTCACCTTCTCCGAGTTGCTCAAGTACCTGGTGGTGCCCGTGGTGAATCGGGGGCTGTGCCGGGCCGAGTACAAGCAGGGGGGGCGGGTGCTGAGAGATACACCGCAGGTGGACGACCGCACCTTCTGCACCGGCGCCACCGAGCTGAAGGAGAACGTGTGTTTCGGGGACGAGGGGGGCGCCCTGGCCGTCCTGGACCCGACGGACGACAGGGTGTACGCCGCCGGGATCCTCTCCTTCGACAAGAACTGCCAGGTGGAGAAGTACGCCGTCTACACCAAGGTGTCGGCCTACTTGCCCTGGATCATCAGCGTGATGAGGGGGGACTCGGACGACTCCGACGCGCTGCGCGCCTCCGCCATGCGCCAGATGTTGGGGGGCGTGTAA